The segment GCCAGCAGAATCACGATGATCAGGAAGATCAGTCCGAAGAGCCCGCTGGGGCTCTTGCGGAACTCGGTCCACACCTCGACGAGTCGCTGACGTCGGCGGGCGTTGGCGACGCTGCGTGCCGAGTGCGGCGGCTTTGCTGCTGAGCGCGGCGAGCCTGGAGCTGGAGAGCCCGGGGCTTCAGTTCGTTGAGTCGTCATGCCGCACGCACCCGAGGGTCAAGGACGCGGTACAGCAGGTCGGCGATGAAGTTCATCACGATGACGATAAACGAGAACACAACGAAGGTTCCTTGCAACAGTGGCAGGTCGGGGCCGGTGAGCGCCTGGAAGGTGAGATAGCCGAGACCCGGCCAGGAGAACACAGTTTCAACGGTGACCGCTCCGGAGATCAGCCCGCCGATATGCATGAAGACGAGGGTCACAGTCGGCAGAAGGGCGTTCGGGATGGCGTGCCGACGACGGACGAGGTCTTCGCGCAGGCCCTTGGCCCGCGCGGTGACCAGGTAGTCGGAGGTCATCTCCTCGATCAGCGAGGCGCGCATCACCAGAACGTACTGCGCATAGGTGACCGCGACCATCGTGATGACCGGCAGCACGAGATGCCTTGCGACATCGACGACATAGTCGATACCGGTCGCGTCAAGGCCGGTTGTCACCATGCCGGCGGTAGGCAGAATCTGCAGCGTGCCGCCGAAGATCAGCAAAAGCAGTAGGCCGAGCCAGAAGGTCGGCACCGACCACAGCACCAGCGCCGTTCCGGTGCTCGCCCGGTCGAAGAAGCTCTCCCGGCGCCAGGCCGCCTTCTGGCCGACCCACAGCCCGAGCGCGATGGCGAGCACAGCGGAAACACCGGTGAGCAAAAGTGTCGGGCCCAGGTGGTCGTAGATCAGGTCGGCCACCGGGCGTCGAAACGTGTACGAATCACCCAGGTCCCCGTGAGACAGGTTCCTGAGATAGATCAGGAACTGGTTCCACAACGATTCGTCCAGACCGAACTCGCGCCGAAGCGCGGCGACCTGCTCGGCATCGACCCGTTTGCCCCGGGTCAGGGTCAGAACGGGATCGCCCGGAAGGATCCTGAAGGCAAAGAAACCGAGGACGACAACCATCGCGAGACTGACCAGGGCGCCGCCGGCCTTTCGGCCGGCGTAACGCCAGAACGACGTACCTTGCCGGACATCGTCTGTCCGATCTGTCTCGGTCGCGGCCACGTCCTGCGCACCCGGCGCACTGGACATGAAAGTTGACTCCCTACTCGCGCTCGTCCGCGGTTTTCCGGCTCCGGGCAAATATCACTGCGCCGACGATACCGGCTGCTACAGCGATACCGACGCCGATCCACAGCCCGACGCTCATCCCTGAATCGGCATCGGCAGCTGTCTTGGTCTCGTCCACCGGGGTTGCGCCATAGAACGACCAGTAACCGGACTGTTCGGTGATCACGCCGCCCTCGATGGGCTGCTTGGTCAGGTTGGTGAATCGATCCGAGCGGTAGGCCTCAAGCGAGTCCTTGTACCAGAAGTCAATCGATGGCGTGGCGGCGTAGTGCACCTTCTGCGCTTCCTTCACCAGCTGGCTGCGTTTCTCCGGATCGAGCTCGGCATGCTGCTGGTTGTACAGCTTGTCGAACTCCGGATCGCACCAGTTGTCCATCGAGGTGGCGCCCTCACCCTTTTCATCCGGGCGGGAATCGCAGGTGTTGATGCCCAACTGGAAGTCCGGGTCCGCTCCGACGCCCCAGGCTGTGAAGTACATGTCGTAATTTCCCATTGTCGAGTCGACCGACACAGTGTCGCCGTCGGTCATCTCAACCGCCGTATCGATGCCGACTTCCTTCAGCCACGGCCCGATGAAGTCGGCCATCTGCTGCTCGTCGGGTTCGTCGCTGGTGCCGAGTAGGCGCAACTTGATCGGCTTGCCCTGCTTGTCGAGCCGGATGCCGTCGTCGCCCCGCTTGTAACCCGCCTCGTCGAGCATCTTGTTCGCGGCCTCGGGATCGTAGCCCTTCAACACCGAGGTGTCATCCAGATGCCACTTCGGGAATACCGCCGGGATGAACGAGGTCGCCAGCGTGCCGTGGCCGTCGAGCACCTTGGCCATCATGGTTTCGGTGTCGATGGCCTGCCGGATCGCGGTGCGCACAGCAACGTCCTTGAGCACCGGATGTCCATCGCCCATCGGCTTGCCGTCTTTCGACTCCGCGCCGGAATTCAGGCCGAGCCCGGTGAAGCGCCGCCCCTTGCCGGAATTGGTTGTGATTCCGTCCTGGCCCTCCAACGCCTTGAACTGGGCAGGGGTCAGTTTGCTGACGATATCCACCTCGCCCGCCCGGAGTGCCTGAACCTGGGCGTCGGTGTTCTTGTAATAGATGTACTGGATGCCGTCGACTTTCGGAGCACCCCGCCAGAAGTTCGGATTCGCGGTCAGTTCGACGGACTGGCTCGGCTTGTACGACTTCAGCGTGTACGGACCGGATCCCACGACGTCCTTGTTGTTTTCGTGCTTGCCCGGGTCATCCAGCTTCGACCAGACGTGCTCCGGAACCACCGGTATCTCCACGCCGGGGTTGGACGCCTGGGGTTCCTTCATGGTGATCACCAGCGTGGTGTCGTCCGGAGTCTCGACTGTGTCGAAGTTGCTGACCAGGGAGCCGTTGGCGGACCCCATCACCTCGTTGTTCATCATCTGCTCGTAGGTCCATTTGGGGTCTTTGGCCGTGATCGGCTCGCCGTCAGACCACTTCATGCCCGGCCGGAGGTGAAATGTCCAGGTCTTCCCGTCGCTGCTGGTTTCCCACTTCTCGGCAAGCCCCTCGGTGTCCGAGGAATCTTCGGCGCTGTACTGCACCAGGTTTTCGTACACCATCCGATTGATTCCGGTCGGCGTGGCGTAAATGGAGATGAACGGGTTGAAGGTGTCAATCGTGGCGTTCGTCGCGACCTTGATCACTTTGCTGGTGTCACTCGCCTCCGGGGTGGCCGAGGCCGGCGACATCGGCGCGAAGCAGATGCCGCCCGCGATCGCCAGCGATGCCAACAGGGCGAGTGGGCGGCTGAGCAACCGGCCGCCGGCCGTGGGTGGGGTGAACGCCATTTTTCCTCCAGGGTGCCAAGGGGAGCACGATAAGCCGAATGAAGCTAATCAACCATCATGGTGCCAATAGTGTCAACGACTTACGGGTCTTGCCGGGAACCGGTAATTGAACCGTGATCCGGACACCGCGCTCGCGGACATCCGGATGCCGGGGTGTACAGATAGCTGTATGACCTCATTCACCACCAGGCCAACTCTGCGCGGCACATTCGGGATGGCGGCCTCCACACACTGGCTCGCGTCGGCGACGGCGTCATCCGTGCTGGAACGGGGCGGCAACGCGTATGACGCCGCCGTCGCCGCAGGCTTCGTGCTGCACGTCGTCGAACCGCACCTGAACGGCCCCGGCGGCGATCTGACCGCAATCATCAAGGCCGCCCACCAGCAGAGTCCACGGGTGCTGATGGGGCAGGGCCCGGCGCCGGCCGGCGCGTCAATCGAGCATTTCCACGCCGAGGGCCTGCATCTGATTCCCGGCGCGGGAGCGCTCGCCGCAGCGGTGCCCGGAGCGGTGGACGCCTGGTTGCTGCTCAGTCGTGACTATGGCAGCTGGGAGCTCGACGAGCTCTGGCAGTACGCGATCGACTATGCGCGCAACGGACACCCGGTGCTGGGCCAGGTGGCGACGACGATTCGCACCGTCAGTGACCTGTTCGCCGAGCACTGGCCGGGCTCATCGGAGCAGTGGATGCCAGGCGGACGATTGCCGGTCGAGGGCGAACTGATCCGCAACCCTGCCTGGGCGGACACAATGGAACGACTGCTGGCCGAGGGACGATCCCGAGCCGGAGCGGACGGCGATCGGGAAGCCCGGATCGAGGGGGTGCGGTCGGCCTGGGCGGAAGGGTTCGTTGCCCGGGAGATCGAGGACTTCGTCCGGGAGCCGCACCGGCATTCCAGCGGCACGGATCATGCCGGAGTGCTCAACCGGGACGATCTGCGCGGCTTCCGGGCCGACTGGGAAGAGCCAGCGACTATAGACTTCCGCGGTCACACCATCGTCAAGGTATCCGGCTGGAGCCAGGGCCCGGCGCTGCTGCAAGCGCTGAAGATCCTGGACGGCTTCGATGACGACGACATAGACCCGTCGACTGCCTCCGGCGCGCACATAGTTCTGGAGACGCTCAAACTGTGCCTGGCAGACCGGGAGGCGTACTACGGCGAGGACATGCCGGTCAGCCTGCTTAGGACCCTGCTCTCCGATGCGTACGCGGCCGGGCGCCGGGCGCAGATCGGCGCGCAAGCCTCGGCCGAATTCCGGCCAGGCGCGATCGACGGCCATCCGGCGTACCGGCCGCAGTTGCGGACCGGAGCGCAGTTGCGGATCGGAGCGTTGGCTCAGGCCGTCTCGGGCGCTGCGGGCGAACCCACCGTCCGGCCGAACGGTGAGGTGCGCGGTGACACCTGCCACCTGGACATCGTCGACTCGCAGGGCAACATGATCTCGGCGACGCCGTCCGGCGGCTGGCTGCAATCGTCGCCGTACATTCCGAGTCTCGGCTTCTGCCTGGGTACCCGGCTGCAGATGAACTGGCTCGATCCCGAGTCGCCCTCCGCGCTCGTGCCCGGCAGGCGTCCGCGCAGCACGTTGACCCCGACCCTGGTCATCCGCGAAGGCGAGGCTGTGCTCGCTCTCGGTTCGCCCGGCGGCGACCAGCAGGATCAATGGCAATTGCTGTTTCTGCTCAGGATGCTGGTCGGTGGCTACGGCCAGCAGGAGGCTATCGACGCCCCGGCGTTCCACACCACCTCGATGCCCGGCTCGTTCTGGCCGCGGACCTGGGAGCCCGGTGGCGCCGTGGTCGAAGACCGGCTCGGCGACGATGTGATCGCAAGCCTCGAGGCCCGGGGCCACCGGGTGACCAGGGCGGGGGACTGGGCGCTTGGCCGGCTGTCGAGCGTCGGCAGGGACCCGGAGACCGGCGTACTCACCGCTGCCGCGAATCCGCGCGGGATGCAGGGCTACGCCGTCGGCAGGTGATCGGCGTGCGCTGCGGCTGCCGCGGCCAGGTGTGAGCCAATAGACTGATACTTTCGATGCGACGGTTGCCAGGCAGGAGTGGTTGTTGTGCCCAAAGTGCCCCGGGTGTGGCGCAGCGGCGTCGTGCCGGGCTGGAAACAACTGCACCGGGTTGAGGTCGGAACTGACCGCCCCGCATACCGGGTCCTCGATCTTGCCAGCGTCCCCGCCGTGGTCCGCGAACGTTGGTCCGCCCGGAAGGTCCCGCTGAAGCCGGGCACCGCAATGCGGTTCTATCCCCAGCAGCTGCTCGGCCGGAACTTCATCCGCAGCGGCGTAGTGGCAACCGGGGTCGGTGGGACGGCAGTAGCGGCCGATGTTGCCACCGCGGCAGTCGTCTTTCCGTCGAACTGGATCGGGCTGATCGGCGACGGGACGGCCGGAATTGTCTTCGGCACGGTGTTTGCGGTGGGCGGAGTTGGCGCTTCCATCGCCGGGCTGCGCTATTGGCGCGATCCGCGGCGGCTTCGCAAGGCCGATCGCGCCGCGGCGCAGAAGGCGGTCTGGATCACGCCGGCCGATCTCGGCTTCCGTCGGATGCACGGCATCGCCCGCAGCACCGACGAGGAGCGGCTCTTTCACCTCAGCGTCCGGATCGCAGAGCGGATCGCCGCAACGAACTCCTGGAAATCACCGCTGCTCGACAGCCACCCCGCGCGGCTCGATCTGGACGAGAACGTCGGGCAGATCGGTCGCAGGCTACTTGAAATCCGTCGGCTTCGAACCGAGCTCGAAACCAGCCGGTCGCCGGCAACCCAGCCAGTCGTCGAGGAACACGTTCGCAGCCTCGACGCCGCCTTCGCATCCCTGGCGGCCCGGGTGGTGACAATGCACGACTACCTGGAGCAATTGCGAGAACTGGATGGGCGGTTGTGGCAGCTTGAGCAGATCGAGCGCGCGAACTCACTTTCCGACCGGGTGCTCGACGTGATGGCGGCGACCGCGGGCGATGAGCACGCGGACGAGCAACTGAGGGAACTGAAGTCCGACACCGAAGTCAACGCCGAAACGGTCGATGCGATCCTCAGTGATCTGGCCGTCACGGTTGACTATCTCGAAACCGACGAAAAGTAGGGACAAACATGCAGGTACCGGGGCTTCTTGACGCCACCCCGCTGATCGATGGCCACAACGATCTTCCGGCCGCGCTGCGAGAGAAAGCCGGCTACTCCGTGGCTCGCCTCGATGTGGAGCGTCCTGAATTGCACACCGACATCGTGAAACTTCGGCAGGGCAAGGTCGGCGGCCAGTTCTGGTCGGTCTGGGTGCCATCGGATATTTCAGAGGACGCGGCAGTCGTCGCCACGCTTGAGCAGGTCGACGCTGTACACCGGATTGTTGCCGCCTATCCGGACACATTCGGCCTGGCCTGCACCGCCGACGATGTCGAACGGGTTTTCGGCAGCGGACGGATCGCCTCGCTGATCGGCATCGAGGGCGGCCATTCAATCGCGGAATCGCTAGGCGCGCTGCGAATGTTCGGCCGGCTCGGCGTGCGGTACATGACCCTGACCCACAACGACGACACATCGTGGGCCGCCTCGGCTACAGGTGTCCGGCAGAGCACGGGGCTGAACGAGGCCGGGCGGGCAATAGTCACGGAAATGAACCGGATCGGCATGATCGTCGATCTGTCCCACACCGCCGAGTCAACCCAGCTCGATGCGCTCGCGACGACATCCGCGCCGGTGATCTTTTCGCATTCCTCGGCCAGGGCGGTCGCCGACCATCCGCGGAATGTTTCAGACGCGGTACTGGCCGAACTCGCCGGTAACGGCGGGGTCGTGCAGATAACGTTCGTGCCGGGATTCATCTCGCAGCCGTGCGTCGACTGGCGCCGGGAGATGCTCGCCAAACGGGTCGAGCTCGGTCTCGACCCGCACACGCCGCAGGGCCATCCTGGATCCTCAGCGTTGCGGTCCGACTTCGCTGTCGCGCCGAAGCCGGGTGAATCGCTGGAGTCGGTGCGCCGGCGCAACGATGAGCTGCTCGCGGCCGACGAGGACGAGGGTAAACCTGCCGAGGCACGGGCAGCGCTGAACAGCTGGATCGAGGAGAACCCCCGGCCGGAGGCCGATCTGTCCGATGTGGTCAGCCACCTGGAGCATGCGCGGGAGGCTGCCGGAATCGATCACATCGGCATTGGCGGTGATTACGATGGCACCTCGACGCTGCCGATCGGACTGGAGAACGTCAGCCGATACCCCGCGCTGTTCTCCGAACTCGCGTCGCGGGGCTGGTCCGGAGCCGACCTGCAGAAGCTGGCCGGGCGCAATGTGCTGCGGGTCATGCGCGCCGTCGAGCACGCTGCGCACGAGCCACTCTGGCCGGAGTGCTAGTGGCCGAACGGGTCGGGATCGACGCCCGGCATCCAGGAGAGCCCCGGCACGCCCCAGCCGTTTGACCTGATCAGCTTGCGAGCCTTCTTCGACCAGCGTTCGCTGAGCCGGTCGACGTACAGCGTGCCGTTCAGATGGTCGAATTCGTGCTGCATCACCCGTGCCAGCCAGCCGCGCGCTTCGAGCTCGACCGGATGTCCGTCGCCGTCGAGGGCTGAGACCTTTACCCAGTCGGCACGTTTGAGCGGAAAGTCCTCACCCGGCACGGACAGGCATCCTTCCGTGTCGTCGTCACGGTCCGGCGCGGTGCCCGGCACCTTGCTGTTCACCAGCGTCGGATTCACGAACACGCCCCGGTGTTGTTCCCCGTCGTCGTCGGGCGCGTCATAGACGAAGATTCTTAAGGCCACACCGATCTGGGGTGCGGCAAGGCCGACGCCGTTGGACGCGGCAAGCGTGTCGTACATGTCGTCGATCAGCCGGCGCAGATCGTCGTCGAACTCAGCAACCTCCGATGCTCGACGGTGCAGAACGGGTTCGCCAAGAACGACGATGGGATGAATAGTCACGGTGATCGATTCTAGGCCAGGAGAGCCGAGGCCGAGTCCAGCCCCGGCAGCCAGAGGAATGTAAGTTGGTCGAATCGACGTTGTTCAGTCAAAATAGTTGACACAACAATCAGCAGCTGAAGCCATTGGCTGGTGCGAGGCGCATGTACGAAGTGCGCCGACCCCCAACTGATCAGTAGTTTTCTTTTTCAAGAAGAGGTGTAAGTTCATGCCGATTTACAACGATGTCACCGAACTCGTCGGACGTACCCCGCTGGTTCGCCTCAACAAGGCCAGCGAAGACACCGGAGCCGAAATCATCGGCAAGCTTGAGTTCTACAATCCGACCAACAGCGTCAAGGACCGGATCGGCGTCTCCATGGTCGATGCGGCGGAGAAGTCCGGTCAGCTGACCCCCGGCGGCACGATCGTCGAAGCCACCAGCGGCAACACCGGAATCGCGCTGGCCATGGTCGGCGCGGCACGCGGCTACAAGGTCATCCTCACGATGCCGGAGTCGATGAGTAAGGAACGCCGCGCACTGCTTCGAGCGTTCGGCGCACAGCTCGAGCTGACGCCGGCGGCCGAAGGCATGAAGGGCGCAGTCGCTAAAGCCGAAGAGCTCGGCGCAGAAGGGGCGGTACTGGTTCGGCAGTTCGCCAACGAGGCCAATGTGCAAATCCACCGGGACGCCACCGCGCAGGAGATCCTGGCCGATACAGACGGCAAGCTGGACATCTTCATCGCCGGGATCGGCACCGGTGGCACCATAACCGGCGTCGGCCGGGTGCTGAAGGAACGCAATCCAGACGTCAAGGTGATCGGCGTGGAGCCCGCGGACTCGGCAATCCTTAACGGCGGTCAGCCCGGCGGCCACAAGATCCAGGGCATCGGGGCGAACTTCGTGCCGGAAATCCTGGACACCGACGTCTACGACGAAATCGTCGATGTCAGCAACGACGACGCCTTCGAGTCGGCACGCCAGGTGGCCAGGGATGAAGGCCTTCTGGTCGGTATCTCCTCCGGCGCCGCGGTGTGGGCTGCACGCCAGGTTGCCTCCCGGCCGGAAAACGCCGGCAAGCGGATCGTCGTGATCATTCCCTCATTCGGCGAGCGCTACCTCTCGACGCCGCTGTTCGCCGAATACATGGACTAAGCGGTACTCGAGAAGTGTCTAACGAATCACTCGGCTGGCGCGCGCGCCTGTCCGAAGACCTCGCCACTGCTGTGCGCCGCGATCCGGCGGCGCGCAGCAAGGTCGTGATGCTGCTGTCCTACCCGGGCCTGCACGCGATCTGGGCACATCGCGGCATCCACGCACTGTGGAATATGCCGGGCATGCGGGTACCCGCGCGTCTGCTGTCGCAGGCGGTCAGGACCGCAACCGGCGTCGAGATTCACCCCGGCGCGAAGATCGGCCGGCGGTTCTTCATCGACCACGCGATCGGTGTGGTGATCGGTGAGACCGCGGAAATCGGCGACGACGTCTTCCTGTACCACGGCGTGACCCTTGGCGGTCGTTCCATGCAGCAGGTGAAGCGGCATCCGACCCTGGGCAACAACGTGACGGTCGGCGCCGGGGCTGCGGTGCTCGGCCCGGTTCACATCGGCGACAACGCGCAGATCGGGGCAAACGCCGTGGTTGTGCACGACGTCCCGGCGGACAGTATCGCGGTCGGTGTCCCGGCGAAGCTCCGGCAGCCCCGCTCCACCACCCCGCCGCTCGCGGTGCCGTCGCAGGCCGCCGATGCCGCGGTCGAATGGGAACTTGCCGATCCGGCGCTCTGGATCTAACTACCGACGCCGCCAGTTGGTGCCGGACGCTGCCGGTTGGCGCCGGATGACAGCGGCCGGACGCCGCCAGCCGGGCGGGCCCACGTGGGGCCGTGGCAGAATCGAGCCATGACGACGATGGACATCACAACAATCGCCTTTCCCGCCGCCGACCTGCTCGACGCGGTCCGGGCCCGGGTAGACGAGAACAGTACCGGCAAGCTGAACTTCGTCATCTGGAACGGTACCGAAAACCCGCAGGGCACGTCGGTCGACGATATCGATGCCGTGATCCTGCCGTACCTGGGCACGGCAGAGACCCTGGCCAGGCTCCCGGAGCTGCCGAACCTCAAGTTCGTCCAGGGTCAGAGCACTGGCTACGACGGAGTGCTTGAGGCTGCAGGTCCCGGTGTTGCGGTGTCCAGCGCCTCCGGCGTGCATGCCGCGGCGACCGCGGAACTCGCAGTCGGCCTCGCGCTCGCCTCGCTGCGTGGCATCGATGACGCCGCTCGCGACATGAGGGAGGAAAAATGGTCGCCGACCCGGAGGCTTTCGCTTGCGGATCGCCGGGTACTGCTGATCGGCGTCGGTGGTATCGGCGAGGAGATCGCCAAGCGGCTCGATCCCTTCGAGGTCGACCTGACCAGGGTCGGCACCCGCGAGCGAGACGACGAGCGGGGCCATGTCTTCGATGCCGGCGATCTGCCACGGCTGCTGCCGACAGCCGAGGTCGTCATCCTGATCACGCCGCTGACCGACGAAACCCACCATCTTGTCGATAAGGACTTCCTCGCCCGACTGCCGGACGGCGCCCTGATCGTCAACGTCGCCCGGGGCCCGGTCGTCGATACCGACGCACTGGTTGCCGAGCTCGCTTCCGGCCGGTTGCACGCCGCCCTCGACGTCGTGGACCCCGAGCCGCTGCCGGAAGGACACCCGCTGTGGCGGACGCCGAACACCTTGGTCACGCCGCATGTCGGCGGGAACACCAGCGCGTTCGTTCCGCGAATCGAGAACCTGCTGGCAGAACAGCTGCGCAGGATCTGCGCGGGCGAGGACCTGATGAACCGG is part of the Saxibacter everestensis genome and harbors:
- a CDS encoding 2-hydroxyacid dehydrogenase; translation: MTTMDITTIAFPAADLLDAVRARVDENSTGKLNFVIWNGTENPQGTSVDDIDAVILPYLGTAETLARLPELPNLKFVQGQSTGYDGVLEAAGPGVAVSSASGVHAAATAELAVGLALASLRGIDDAARDMREEKWSPTRRLSLADRRVLLIGVGGIGEEIAKRLDPFEVDLTRVGTRERDDERGHVFDAGDLPRLLPTAEVVILITPLTDETHHLVDKDFLARLPDGALIVNVARGPVVDTDALVAELASGRLHAALDVVDPEPLPEGHPLWRTPNTLVTPHVGGNTSAFVPRIENLLAEQLRRICAGEDLMNRVDA
- a CDS encoding gamma-glutamyltransferase family protein; the protein is MTSFTTRPTLRGTFGMAASTHWLASATASSVLERGGNAYDAAVAAGFVLHVVEPHLNGPGGDLTAIIKAAHQQSPRVLMGQGPAPAGASIEHFHAEGLHLIPGAGALAAAVPGAVDAWLLLSRDYGSWELDELWQYAIDYARNGHPVLGQVATTIRTVSDLFAEHWPGSSEQWMPGGRLPVEGELIRNPAWADTMERLLAEGRSRAGADGDREARIEGVRSAWAEGFVAREIEDFVREPHRHSSGTDHAGVLNRDDLRGFRADWEEPATIDFRGHTIVKVSGWSQGPALLQALKILDGFDDDDIDPSTASGAHIVLETLKLCLADREAYYGEDMPVSLLRTLLSDAYAAGRRAQIGAQASAEFRPGAIDGHPAYRPQLRTGAQLRIGALAQAVSGAAGEPTVRPNGEVRGDTCHLDIVDSQGNMISATPSGGWLQSSPYIPSLGFCLGTRLQMNWLDPESPSALVPGRRPRSTLTPTLVIREGEAVLALGSPGGDQQDQWQLLFLLRMLVGGYGQQEAIDAPAFHTTSMPGSFWPRTWEPGGAVVEDRLGDDVIASLEARGHRVTRAGDWALGRLSSVGRDPETGVLTAAANPRGMQGYAVGR
- the epsC gene encoding serine O-acetyltransferase EpsC, coding for MSNESLGWRARLSEDLATAVRRDPAARSKVVMLLSYPGLHAIWAHRGIHALWNMPGMRVPARLLSQAVRTATGVEIHPGAKIGRRFFIDHAIGVVIGETAEIGDDVFLYHGVTLGGRSMQQVKRHPTLGNNVTVGAGAAVLGPVHIGDNAQIGANAVVVHDVPADSIAVGVPAKLRQPRSTTPPLAVPSQAADAAVEWELADPALWI
- the def gene encoding peptide deformylase, with product MTIHPIVVLGEPVLHRRASEVAEFDDDLRRLIDDMYDTLAASNGVGLAAPQIGVALRIFVYDAPDDDGEQHRGVFVNPTLVNSKVPGTAPDRDDDTEGCLSVPGEDFPLKRADWVKVSALDGDGHPVELEARGWLARVMQHEFDHLNGTLYVDRLSERWSKKARKLIRSNGWGVPGLSWMPGVDPDPFGH
- a CDS encoding dipeptidase, which gives rise to MQVPGLLDATPLIDGHNDLPAALREKAGYSVARLDVERPELHTDIVKLRQGKVGGQFWSVWVPSDISEDAAVVATLEQVDAVHRIVAAYPDTFGLACTADDVERVFGSGRIASLIGIEGGHSIAESLGALRMFGRLGVRYMTLTHNDDTSWAASATGVRQSTGLNEAGRAIVTEMNRIGMIVDLSHTAESTQLDALATTSAPVIFSHSSARAVADHPRNVSDAVLAELAGNGGVVQITFVPGFISQPCVDWRREMLAKRVELGLDPHTPQGHPGSSALRSDFAVAPKPGESLESVRRRNDELLAADEDEGKPAEARAALNSWIEENPRPEADLSDVVSHLEHAREAAGIDHIGIGGDYDGTSTLPIGLENVSRYPALFSELASRGWSGADLQKLAGRNVLRVMRAVEHAAHEPLWPEC
- a CDS encoding ABC transporter substrate-binding protein, with amino-acid sequence MAFTPPTAGGRLLSRPLALLASLAIAGGICFAPMSPASATPEASDTSKVIKVATNATIDTFNPFISIYATPTGINRMVYENLVQYSAEDSSDTEGLAEKWETSSDGKTWTFHLRPGMKWSDGEPITAKDPKWTYEQMMNNEVMGSANGSLVSNFDTVETPDDTTLVITMKEPQASNPGVEIPVVPEHVWSKLDDPGKHENNKDVVGSGPYTLKSYKPSQSVELTANPNFWRGAPKVDGIQYIYYKNTDAQVQALRAGEVDIVSKLTPAQFKALEGQDGITTNSGKGRRFTGLGLNSGAESKDGKPMGDGHPVLKDVAVRTAIRQAIDTETMMAKVLDGHGTLATSFIPAVFPKWHLDDTSVLKGYDPEAANKMLDEAGYKRGDDGIRLDKQGKPIKLRLLGTSDEPDEQQMADFIGPWLKEVGIDTAVEMTDGDTVSVDSTMGNYDMYFTAWGVGADPDFQLGINTCDSRPDEKGEGATSMDNWCDPEFDKLYNQQHAELDPEKRSQLVKEAQKVHYAATPSIDFWYKDSLEAYRSDRFTNLTKQPIEGGVITEQSGYWSFYGATPVDETKTAADADSGMSVGLWIGVGIAVAAGIVGAVIFARSRKTADERE
- the cysK gene encoding cysteine synthase A, with protein sequence MPIYNDVTELVGRTPLVRLNKASEDTGAEIIGKLEFYNPTNSVKDRIGVSMVDAAEKSGQLTPGGTIVEATSGNTGIALAMVGAARGYKVILTMPESMSKERRALLRAFGAQLELTPAAEGMKGAVAKAEELGAEGAVLVRQFANEANVQIHRDATAQEILADTDGKLDIFIAGIGTGGTITGVGRVLKERNPDVKVIGVEPADSAILNGGQPGGHKIQGIGANFVPEILDTDVYDEIVDVSNDDAFESARQVARDEGLLVGISSGAAVWAARQVASRPENAGKRIVVIIPSFGERYLSTPLFAEYMD
- a CDS encoding ABC transporter permease; translation: MSSAPGAQDVAATETDRTDDVRQGTSFWRYAGRKAGGALVSLAMVVVLGFFAFRILPGDPVLTLTRGKRVDAEQVAALRREFGLDESLWNQFLIYLRNLSHGDLGDSYTFRRPVADLIYDHLGPTLLLTGVSAVLAIALGLWVGQKAAWRRESFFDRASTGTALVLWSVPTFWLGLLLLLIFGGTLQILPTAGMVTTGLDATGIDYVVDVARHLVLPVITMVAVTYAQYVLVMRASLIEEMTSDYLVTARAKGLREDLVRRRHAIPNALLPTVTLVFMHIGGLISGAVTVETVFSWPGLGYLTFQALTGPDLPLLQGTFVVFSFIVIVMNFIADLLYRVLDPRVRAA